The DNA segment AAAACCCGGGAAGACTATCAGCGGGTAAAAGCATCGGAACAATTAACGCCGCAGCTTATTGCCCGTTTATATAACGTCGAGCCTGATTTTATTCATCGCATTGTCTGGTTTGATCCAGCAAATGCGGTAAAAATTGTCATGCCGCGCGATATTATTTCCGGCAACGTTGGTGACAATGATGTTTATGGCGCGCAGCAACACGCGCCGCTATTAAGTATTACCTTCGACTTGTAGTCATAACAATACAACAACAGCCATCAGGATACAGGATTTTGCTGTATCACTGTTTTCCTGATTATTCATGCGGTTGGTCATAACAAGCGCGTACCTGAGCGGTTGTCTGCGTTCGGGTATGCGCTGCCCTACACATTATTCTCCAACCATTATCCGATGGAGCAAACATGAAAAAAATAAGTTTAACCAAAATGATCATATTAGGCCTGATACTCGGCATGATTGCCGGGGTGGCCATTAATAATATGGCATCGGCTGAAACAGCAAAATCGTACGCCCAGGACATCTCTATTTTTACCACCATATTTTTGCGCATGGTAAAAATGATTATTGCCCCCCTGGTTATTTCAACATTAGTGGTGGGGATCGCCAAAATGGGCGATGCCAAAACGCTGGGGCGTATATTCTCTAAAACCTTTTTCCTGTTTATTTGCGCCTCATTGTTGTCTATTGCGTTGGGTCTGGTCATCGTCAATATGTTCCAGCCAGGCGCAGGCATTAACTTTGTGGCACACGACGCAGGCGCGGTTGCCGCCGTGCAGTCTGAACCCTTCACGCTGAAAGTCTTTATCTCGCACGCCGTGCCCACCAGCATTATCGATGCGATGGCGCGCAACGAGATCCTTCAAATTGTGGTGTTCTCCATTTTCCTCGGTTGCAGCCTGGCCGCTGTTGGTGAAAAAGGCGCCGCCATTGTTAAAGTGCTCGACTCGCTGGTGCACGTCATGCTGAAGCTGACAGGTTACGTGATGCTGTTTGCGCCGCTGACCGTCTTTGCCGCCATCTCCGGTCTGATTGCTGAACGCGGTCTGGGCGTGATGGTCAGCGCCGGGATCTTCATGGGCGAGTTCTACCTGACGCTGGGGATGCTGTGGGCGATCCTGATTGGCCTGTCGACAATGATTGTCGGGCCGTGCATCAGTCGTCTGACCAAAGCAATCTTCGAACCCGCGCTGCTGGCCTTTACCACGTCCAGCTCGGAAGCGGCTTTCCCCGGTACGCTGGACAAACTGGAGAAGTTTGGCGTCTCTTCCAAGATTGCCAGCTTCGTACTGCCTATCGGTTACTCCTTTAACCTCGTCGGCTCAATGGCCTACTGCTCGTTTGCCACCGTGTTTATCGCCCAGGCGTGCAACATTGAACTGAGCATGGGCGAGCAGATCACCATGCTGCTGATTCTGATGCTGACCTCCAAAGGAATGGCAGGCGTGCCGCGTGCGTCAATGGTGGTTATCGCCGCTACCCTCAACCAGTTCAACATTCCAGAAGCCGGTCTGATCCTGCTGATGGGCGTCGATCCGTTCCTCGATATGGGCCGTTCTGCCACCAACGTGATGAGTAATGCGATGGGTGCGGCGATTGTCGGTCGTTGGGAAGGCGAGCACTTCGGCGCAGGCTGCCGTGGCAAAGCGCCGGTCAAAACCCCGGAACAGGAGCGCCCGGCAACCGAACACTCAGAAGTGGCGATGTCCTGATACCACAGCGATGCCGGATGGCGCTAACGCTTATCCGGCCTACGGTTTGCGCATTGTTGTAGGCCGGACAGCCGTCCGGCAAAAATAACTTAAAGGTGAGAAGTTAATATGTCTAAACCATTTGTCTGGCAGGAACCGTTTGTTCAAAGCAAAGATACGACGGAATATGAATTACTCAGCGACAAGCACATTACGGTAACGGAGTTAGACGGTGAAGAGGTTATCAAAGTCGCGCCTGAAGCGCTGACTCTGCTGGCCCAACAGGCATTTTATGAAGCCTCGTTTTTCCTGCGCACCGCGCATCTGAAACAGATTGCCAGCATCCTGCACGATCCGCAGGCCAGCAGTAATGATAAGTACGTCGCGCTGCAACTGTTACGCAATGCCGAAGTCTCGGCGAAAGGCGTACTGCCAAACTGCCAGGACACGGGAACGGCAACCATTGTGGCGAGCAAAGGTCAGCACGTCTGGACAGGCGGCGACGATGCCGAAGCCCTGAGCAAAGGCGTATACATCACTTTCCAGGAAAATAACTTACGCTACTCCCAGAACGCCCCGCTGGACATGTACACCGAGGTAAATACCCAAACCAACCTGCCCGCCCAGATTGATATCAGCGCGACGCCGGGTGACGAATACCGGTTTCTCTTCGTCAATAAAGGCGGCGGTTCCGCCAACAAAGCGGCGCTGTTTCAGGAAACCAAATCTATTCTGCAACCCGAAAAACTCACCGCTTTCCTGATCGAAAAAATGCGTTCGCTGGGAACAGCAGCCTGCCCGCCCTACCATATCGCTTTTGTGGTTGGCGGATTGTCTGCCGACCAGGCGCTGAAAGTGGCGAAGCTGGCCTCAACCAAATATTACGACACCCTGCCGACCAGCGGAAACGAGCTGGGCCAGGCGTTTCGCGACACGGCTCTGGAAACAACCCTGCTCAATGCCAGCCGCGAGTTTGGCATCGGAGCACAGTTTGGCGGCAAATATTTCGCTCATGATATCCGCGTTATCCGCCTGCCGCGTCACGGCGGCTCCTGCCCCATCGCAATGGCGCTCTCCTGCTCTGCCGACCGCAATATTAAAGCGAAGATCAACAAGCGCGGCATCTGGCTGGAAAAACTCGAACACAATCCGGGAAAATTTATTCCTGAATCCCTGCGCGTGGAAAACAGCGCCCAGACCGTACAGCTCGATCTCAACCGTCCGCTGCGCGAGATCCTGCATAACCTTTCCACGCTGCCTGTCGGCACCCGACTGTCGCTGAACGGCCCGATTGTCGTCGCCCGCGATATCGCGCACGCCAAAATTAAAGAGCGTCTGGATAACGGCGAACCGATGCCGGACTACATGAAAAATCACATTGTTTATTACGCGGGGCCAGCCAAAACGCCGGAAAAACAGGCCTGCGGATCGCTCGGCCCGACCACCGGCGGGCGCATGGACGGCTATGTTGACGCCTTCCAGGCGGCGGGCGGCAGTTTGATCATGCTTTCGAAAGGCAACCGCAGCCAGCAAGTGACCGAAGCCTGTCACAAGCATGGCGGCTTCAATCTTGGCAGCATTGGCGGCGCCGCCGCGCTTCTGGCACAGCAGTACGTTAAAAGCTTACGCTGCCTTGAGTATCCCGAACTGGGGATGGAAGCCGTGTGGATGATGGAGGTCAAAAACCTGCCCGCCTTTGTGCTGGTGGATGATAAAGGCAATAACTTCTTCAGCCAGTTTGAGCAGCAACATCGCTGCGCGACCTGTCCGGCAGGGCATTAAGGAGCATTTATGGAAGCGCGAGCCAATACTGACAGGCACCGCCAGCGGCAGCAAAAACTGAAAGAACAGGTGGACACCCGCGTGGCGGCGGCCACGGAACAGAAAGGAGTCCTGATTGTTTTCACCGGGAACGGTAAAGGAAAATCGACGGCGGCCTTTGGCACCGCGACCCGCGCGGTCGGTCACGGCAAAACCGTTGGCGTCGCGCAATTTATTAAAGGTCAGTGGGATAACGGTGAATACAACACGCTGCAACCGCTTGGCGTTGAGTTTCACATTATGGGCACCGGTTTTACCTGGGAGACGCAGGACCGGGAAGCCGATATACAGGCGGCGGAAGCCGTCTGGCAGGAAGGCAGGCGTATGCTCGCCGACCCGCGTTACGATCTGGTGGTGCTGGATGAACTGACGTACATGCTGGCTTATCACTACCTGGACACCCAGGACGTGATCGCCGCGATTGTGAATCGTCCCGAACAGCAGAGCGTGATCGTTACCGGTCGCGGGTGTCATACGCAATTACTGGAACTCGCCGATACGGTTAGCGAAGTCCGCCCGGTGAAGCATGCATTCGATAGCGGCATCCAGGCGCAGGCGGGGATAGACTGGTAGCAGCGCCTTTGTCTGATGGCGCTGCGCTTATCAGGCCTACAGTCCTCACCGTTTGTAGGCCCGATAAGGCCATTGGCCGCAGCCCTCACCGCTTGTAGGCCCGATAAGGCCCACCGGCCGCCATCCGGCATCAGTCCTCACCGTTTGTAGGCCGGATAAGGCCATCGGCCGCCATCCGGCATCAGTTCTCACCGCTTGTAGGCCGGATAAGGTCATTGGCCGCCATCCGGCATCAGTTCTCACCGCTTGTAGGCCGGATAAGGCCATCGGCCGCCATCCGGCATCAGCGCTCCACCGCTGAGATTACCGATTTTTGCAGCAGCCAGTCACGGAAGATCTGTAAATACCGGGATTCCGCTTTTTCTTCGCGCCACGTCATAATAAACCGGTTCCCTGTACGCATCGGCACATCGCAGGGAATCACCATCTCACCGTTATCCAGATCGTGCTGGATCGCAAACCGGGGTAATAGCGCCACGCCCAGATTAGAACGCACGGCGGCAATCAGCATCGACAATAAATCAAAGCGCGGGCCTTTATTCACCAGCGGACTGTTGATATCCGACAGCGCGAACCATTCCTGCCAGCCTTTGATGCGCGTACTTTGATGCAAAAGGGGAAATTCATTGAGCAACTCTTCTACGGTCAGTTTTTGATTCGGCTGAGGTAAAAGGCTGCCACTGCATACGGGTAAAATTTCCTCTTCAAATAAATACTCCACCTCTGACCAGGGCGAGCAAAAATCTTCCCGCATAATGGCGGCGTCATACTCACGGTTAAGAAAATCGCCAATATTCGCCAGCGAATGAATATTAACGATAATGTCAGGATTTATTTTATTAAATTCACGTAAATTCGGAATCAGCCAGTGGGTACTGAACGTTGGGTTCACCGCCAGCTCAATGACCTGAACGGTGGGTTGCCAGGTCATTATCGTATTGGTATCGCGTTCAAGTTTGTTAAGTGTTTCTTTAACAATGCTCAGATAATGCTTACCGGCTGCATTTAAAAAAATTCGCTTTTTAGCATGGTTAAATAACGAGGTATGTAAAAAATCCTCCAGCGCATTCACCTGCCGGAACACGGCACTCTGAGTCAACGCCAACTCTTCTGCTGCCCGGGTATAGCTTTCGTGACGCGCCACCACTTCAAAAGTCACCAGTAATTCGGTCTTGGGTATCTTTCCTCTCATAACGTCTTCCATATGCAGCGTACAAAAATAGTTTAATTTATAAAAAATTAATGCAAACCCTCCAGATTATCCCCGAGAGTTATATTTTATTTTCTCCGCTAATGTCATTGATCCACTCCATGATTTACGCACACTGCCAGTGTTTAAATATTAAGCAATAATACTCAACCCCGACAATAAACACAATTTAAACGCGGTTAATTACAGGCAAATAGTGCTAATAAGTTCTTAATAATTTTTCATGTTAACTTGTTTTATGGAGAAAAAATGTTGCGAGGTGAATCAATATTATTTGTGGTTTATTTAAGGAGGATTTAACACGCGGCATAACAGAAAGCGACTGTTTATGTGTCTGATAATTTTCTGTTCGTCACCTGCTGGCAGGATGATATTAATAACAATAAGCGCGGGTAAACGTTTACCGCAGCAAGATGCTTATTTTCAACACGGTTAAGCGGCAAAACAGGCAAAAAAAAGGTCACCAGAAGGTGACCAACCATGTCGAAAACGGACCAGCCCTGCATCCTTCGCGCTTCAGGTATTCCCCTGTCGCACGAAGGAGTCGGGCCTTATTGCTGCTTTTTGAGAATTACTTCATTACGGCTTTCAGCGCTTCGCCGATATCCGCCAGGCTACGAACGGTTTTCACGCCTGCGGCTTCCAGCGCGGCGAATTTCTCATCCGCCGTACCTTTACCACCCGCGATAATCGCGCCCGCGTGACCCATACGCTTGCCTTTCGGCGCGGTGACGCCCGCGATGTAACCGACAACCGGCTTGGTTACGTGTTCTTTGATGTATGCCGCCGCCTCTTCTTCCGCGCTACCGCCGATCTCACCGATCATCACGATCGCTTCAGTCTGCGGATCTTCCTGGAACAGTTTCAGGATATCGATGAAGTTAGAGCCCGGGATCGGGTCGCCGCCGATGCCCACACAGGTGGACTGGCCGAAACCGTAGTCAGTGGTCTGCTTAACCGCTTCATAGGTCAGCGTACCGGAGCGGGACACGATGCCCACTTTGCCCGGCTTGTGGATGTGGCCCGGCATGATGCCGATTTTGCACTCGCCAGGGGTGATCACGCCCGGGCAGTTCGGCCCGATCATGCGCACGCCCGCTTCGTCAAGCGCGACTTTCACGGTCAGCATATCCAGCGTCGGGATGCCTTCAGTGATGGTGATGATCAGTTTGATGCCCGCGTCGACAGCCTCCAGAATGGAGTCTTTGCAGAACGGCGCCGGAACGTAGATAACCGTTGCGGTGGCGCCAGTGGCTTCTACCGCTTCACGCACGGTATTGAACACCGGCAGACCCAGATGCGTGGTGCCGCCTTTGCCTGGCGTTACGCCGCCCACCATCTGCGTGCCGTAAGCAATCGCCTGTTCAGAGTGGAAAGTCCCCTGGCTACCGGTAAAGCCCTGGCAGATAACCTTGGTGTTTTTATCGATTAAAACAGACATTATTTCCCCTCCACTGCGGCAACAACCTGCTGAGCTGCATCCGTCAGACTTTTCGCTGCAATAATATTCAGGCCGCTGTCAGCCAGTTTTTTCGCGCCGAGTTCGGCGTTGTTGCCTTCCAGACGTACGACAACCGGTACGCTAACACCCACTTCTTCTACCGCGCCGATGATACCATCGGCAATCAGGTCGCAACGGACGATGCCGCCGAAGATGTTAACCAGAACCGCTTTCACGTTGTCATCAGAGAGGATGATTTTGAACGCTTCGGTTACGCGCTCTTTGGTCGCGCCGCCGCCTACGTCGAGGAAGTTAGCCGGTTCGCCGCCGTGCAGTTTAACGATGTCCATCGTGCCCATCGCCAGACCTGCGCCGTTAACCATGCAGCCGATGTTGCCGTCCAGCGCCACGTAGTTCAGTTCCCACTGCGCCGCCTGCGCTTCACGCGGGTCTTCCTGAGACTGGTCGCGCATTTCACGCAGATCCGGCTGGCGGAACAGCGCGTTGCCGTCAGCGCCCAGTTTGCCGTCGAGACAGATCAGATCGCCCTGCTTAGTGATCACCAGCGGGTTGATTTCGATCAGCGCCAGATCGCGCTCAAGGAAAATGGTCGCCAGACCCATAAAGATCTTCGTAAATTGCTGAACCTGCTTACCTTCCAGACCCAGTTTGAACGCCAGTTCGCGGCCCTGATACGGCATTGGACCCGCCAGCGGATCGAGGGCGATTTTGTGGATCAGGTGCGGGGTCTCTTCCGCCACTTTTTCGATTTCCACGCCGCCTTCGGTGGAGGCCATAAAGACCACGCGGCGAGAACTACGGTCAACAACCGCGCCAAGATACAGCTCTTTATCGATATCAGTCGCCGCTTCAACCAGAATCTGGTTGACCGGTTGACCGTTAGCGTCTGTCTGGTAGGTCACGAGGCGTTTACCCAGCCAGTGTTCCGCAAACGCGCGAATCTCTTCTTTGCTGTTAACAACCTTCACACCGCCCGCTTTGCCACGGCCGCCTGCGTGAACCTGACATTTTACTACCCACGGACCCGCGCCGATTTTTGAAGCGGCTTCTTCTGCTTCACGCGGAGTAGTACAGGCATAACCCACCGGCGCCGGTAAGCCATAGCGGGCAAAAAGTTGTTTTGCCTGATATTCATGTAAGTTCATGTGTTCTGTCCATCCTTCAGGTAATCGTTATCTTTAAACCTGTAGGCCTGATAAGACGCGGCTGCGTCGCCATCAGGCATCTCACCAGCGCCTTATCCGGCCTACAGGGCAGGTGACACTAAAAAGTGACTACACGTCCAGCAGCAGACGCGTCGGATCTTCCAGCAGCTCTTTAATGGCGACCAGGAAGCCCACTGATTCACGACCATCGATCAGACGGTGATCGTAAGACAGCGCCAGGTACATCATCGGCAGGATCTCAACCTTGCCATCCACCGCCATCGGACGATCTTTGATCGCATGCATGCCGAGGATTGCGCTCTGCGGCGGGTTGATGATCGGGGTAGACATCAGCGAGCCGAACACGCCACCGTTGGTGATGGTGAAGTTACCGCCGGTCAGATCGTCCACCGTCAGCTTACCGTCACGCCCTTTCACGGCCAGTTCTTTGATTTTCTTCTCGATATCCGCCATGCCGAGGGTATCGACATCACGCAGTACCGGCGTTACCAGACCACGCGGCGTGGAAACCGCCATGCTGACGTCGAAGTAGTTGTGATACACCACGTCGTCGCCATCAATGGAGGCGTTCACTTCCGGGTAGCGTTTCAGCGCTTCAACCACCGCTTTCACGTAGAAGGACATGAAGCCCAGACGAATGCCGTGACGTTTTTCAAACGCGTCGCCGTACTGCTTACGCAGATCCATGATTGGCTTCATGTTGACTTCGTTGAACGTGGTCAGCATCGCGGTGGAGTTTTTCGCTTCCAGCAGACGCTCGGCTACACGCTTGCGCAGACGGGTCATCGGGACGCGTTTTTCACTGCGAGCGCCAAGCGCAGGCTGTGCGGCAGGCACAGCTTCCGGCGCCTTGGCTTCCGCTTTCGCCGGTGCCTTCGCCAGATGTTTTTCCACATCTTCGCGCGTGATGCGACCGCCTACGCCCGTGCCTTTGATGGCGCTGGCGTCGAGATTGTGTTCACCCAACAGACGGCGAATCGCCGGGCTGAGGGCATCATTGTTCTGCTCGGATAGCGACGCCTGCTGGCGCTGCGCCGGTGTAGACGCTTTCTCTTCGGATTTGGCGCTGGTCTCTTTACCGGAGCTGTTGCCTTCACGCAGGCGACCCAGGATCTGGCGAGACGTTACCGTCGTACCTTCATCTTCCAGAACCGCATCCAGAATGCCGTCAGCCGATGCCGGTACTTCCAGTACCACTTTGTCAGTTTCGATTTCTACCAGCACTTCATCACGCTGGACACTATCGCCCGGTTTTTTGTGCCAGGTCGCAACGGTTGCGTCCGCTACGGACTCAGGCAGGTCGGGAACAAGAATATCTACGCTACTCATTATTTATCCTTTAATTAATCGACGTTCAGCGCGTCATTAACCAGATCTTGTTGCTGTTTCTGGTGAACGGACAGATACCCTACCGCCGGAGAGGCGGAGGCCGGGCGACCTGCGTAACGCAGAGCAGACCCAAATGGAATCACTTCACGGAAATGATGCTGACTACAGTACCATGCGCCCTGGTTGAGCGGCTCTTCCTGGCACCAGACAAAATCATGTACGTGGGCGTACGGTTTCAGCGCTTCCTGAACCGCTTTGTGCGGGAACGGATAGAGCTGTTCAATGCGCACAATGGCGACATCTTTCTGATCGTTTTTACGGCGTTGTTCCAGCAGGTCGTAATAAACCTTACCAGAACACATCACCACGCGCTTCACGCCTTGCGGATCGAGCTCATCAACCTCGCCAATCGCTGGCTGGAAGGCGCCGTTGGCCAGTTCGTCCAGGCTGGAGACCGCCAGCGGATGACGCAGCAGCGACTTCGGCGACATAACGACCAGCGGACGGCGCATACCGCGCAGCGCCTGACGACGCAGCATGTGGTAAACCTGCGCCGGGGTGGACGGGACGCAAACCTGCATGTTCTGCTCAGCGCAAAGTTGCAGATAACGTTCCAGACGCGCGGAGGAGTGCTCCGGCCCCTGCCCTTCGTAGCCGTGCGGCAGCAGCATCACCAGGCCGCACATCCGCCCCCATTTCTGCTCGCCGGAGGAGATGAACTGATCGATCACCACCTGCGCGCCGTTGGCGAAGTCGCCGAACTGCGCTTCCCAGATGGTCAGGGTGCGCGGTTCAGCGGTCGCATAACCGTATTCGAACGCCAGCACCGCTTCTTCAGACAGGACGGAGTCCCAGACGCGGAAGGTGCCCTGACCGTTATGAATGTGCTGCAACGGCGTATACGTGGAGCCATTTGCCTGGTTATGAATCACCGCATGACGGTGGAAGAAGGTGCCGCGACCGGAGTCCTCGCCGGACAGACGCACCGGAATCCCCTCATCAACCAGCGTGGCGTAGGCCAGCGTTTCCGCGCCGCCCCAGTCGAACAGCTTCTCGCCAGCAGCCATCGACTGACGATCGCCGTAAATTTTGGCGACGCGCGACTGCATTTCTACCGCTTCCGGCACCGTGCTGATGCGTTTAGCCAGTTCCTGCAAACGCTTCATTTCCACCTTGTTCGGGTAGCTCTCATCCCATTCATGGTTGAGGTACGGCGACCAGGTGAAGGAGTGCATGTTCATCGGACGCCACTCTTTCACCACGCATTCGCCTGCATCCAGCGCATCGCGGTAGAGGTTGACCATTTCAGTGGCGTCTTCCAGCGTAGCGACCTTGTCCGCTTCCAGCTTGTCGGCGTAGAGTTTACGCGGCGTCGGATGCTTTTTGATTTTCTGGTACATCAGCGGCTGGGTTGCGCTCGGCTCGTCGGCTTCGTTATGGCCGTGACGGCGGTAGCACACCAGATCGATGAAGACATCGCGTTTAAAGGTATTACGGAAGTCCAGCGCCAGACGGGTAACGAAAGCCACCGCTTCCGGGTCATCCGCGTTAACGTGGAAAATCGGCGCCTGAACCATCTTGCCGATGTCGGTGCAGTATGGGGTGGAACGCGCATCCAGCGGGTTGGAGGTGGTAAAGCCCACCTGGTTGTTGATGACGATACGCACCGTACCGCCCACTTCGTAACCACGCGCCTTGGACATGTTCAGGGTTTCCTGAACCACGCCCTGGCCCGTCACTGCGGCGTCGCCGTGAATGGTGATTGGCAGCACTTTATTGCTGCTCGGCTCATCCAGACGATCCAGACGGGCGCGCACGGAACCGATCACTACCGGGCTGACGATTTCCAGGTGCGACGGGTTAAACGCCAGCGCCAGGTGAACCAGACCGCCTTCGGTTTCGATATCAGACGAGAAGCCCATGTGGTACTTCACGTCGCCGGTGCCGAGGTGTTCTTTATGTTTACCCGCAAATTCGTCGAACAGATCCTGCGGTTTTTTACCCAGCACGTTGACCAGCACGTTCAGACGGCCACGGTGCGCCATACCCAGCACCACTTCGCGGGTGCCGCTGTTGCCCGCATGGCGGATCATCTCTTTGAGCATCGGGATTAACGCATCGCCGCCTTCCAGCGAGAAGCGTTTCGCCCCCGGGAATTTCGCCCCCAGATAACGCTCCAGCCCTTCGGCGGCGGTCAGTTCGTTGAGGAAGCGTTTTTTCTCTTCCGCGCTGAAGGCAGCGCGGCCGGATTCGATACGCTGCTGAATCCAGCGTTTCTCTTCGGTGCTGGTGATGTGCATATACTCGGCGCCAATCGGGCCGCAGTATGTTTGTTTGAGCGCGGAAATAAGTTCGCCCAGCTTCATCGTCTCTTTGCCAATCGCAAAAGAACCTACGTTAAAGCTTTCCTGGAAATCGGCCTCTGTCAGATCGTGGAAAGAGGGGTCCAGATCCGCCACGTTTTCTTGCTCCCACAGTCCCAGCGGATCGAGATTCGCATGCTGGTGACCACGGAAACGATAAGCGTTGATAAGTTGCAGGACTTTGACCTGCTTCGTATTGGTGTCAGGGTCGGAAATCGAAGAAGAGTAACGTGAGGCATCCTTCGCCAGACGACGGAAATAATCACGCGTTTTTGAATGGAATTGATCCGGTTTGACTCCGGTGCCAGGTAACTGCTGGAACGTCGAACGCCAGTTAGCGTCTACCGAGTCAGGATCGGTTAAGAAGTCTTCATAGAGCTGTTCTATCCAGCTCTGGTTTGCGCCAGAGAGGTAAGAAGAGTCCAACCAGGCTTTCAAAGCGCTGTTCTGCATCGTGATCCCTTAAGCATTCTGTATGCTTACTTCGCCGTGGATACTACCACGCACATTGCTGTGCGTGCCGGGGTTCACTTGCGAGCTCTTCTCTGTGTAGCGGCTCGCGAAGGAACCTTTAGAAACTGTCTAACCATCAGGGCAGTTTTTAAAGGTTTCCTGCATTTCAAACCGGTGGTGGCCCCGTAGACCTGATAAGCGTAGCGCCATCGGGCAATATATGCCGGATGACGACGCCAACGTCTTATCCGGCCTACGGGACTGTCATTTACTGCGCTTACCGGCGTTATTATTTACGCACTGCGTTGCAACAACATCGACTTAATATGACCGATGGCGCGCGTCGGGTTCAGCCCCTTAGGACATACACTGACGCAGTTCATGATGCTATGACAGCGGAATACGCTGAATGCATCGCTCAGGTCTTCCAG comes from the Citrobacter koseri ATCC BAA-895 genome and includes:
- the sucA gene encoding 2-oxoglutarate dehydrogenase E1 component, with product MQNSALKAWLDSSYLSGANQSWIEQLYEDFLTDPDSVDANWRSTFQQLPGTGVKPDQFHSKTRDYFRRLAKDASRYSSSISDPDTNTKQVKVLQLINAYRFRGHQHANLDPLGLWEQENVADLDPSFHDLTEADFQESFNVGSFAIGKETMKLGELISALKQTYCGPIGAEYMHITSTEEKRWIQQRIESGRAAFSAEEKKRFLNELTAAEGLERYLGAKFPGAKRFSLEGGDALIPMLKEMIRHAGNSGTREVVLGMAHRGRLNVLVNVLGKKPQDLFDEFAGKHKEHLGTGDVKYHMGFSSDIETEGGLVHLALAFNPSHLEIVSPVVIGSVRARLDRLDEPSSNKVLPITIHGDAAVTGQGVVQETLNMSKARGYEVGGTVRIVINNQVGFTTSNPLDARSTPYCTDIGKMVQAPIFHVNADDPEAVAFVTRLALDFRNTFKRDVFIDLVCYRRHGHNEADEPSATQPLMYQKIKKHPTPRKLYADKLEADKVATLEDATEMVNLYRDALDAGECVVKEWRPMNMHSFTWSPYLNHEWDESYPNKVEMKRLQELAKRISTVPEAVEMQSRVAKIYGDRQSMAAGEKLFDWGGAETLAYATLVDEGIPVRLSGEDSGRGTFFHRHAVIHNQANGSTYTPLQHIHNGQGTFRVWDSVLSEEAVLAFEYGYATAEPRTLTIWEAQFGDFANGAQVVIDQFISSGEQKWGRMCGLVMLLPHGYEGQGPEHSSARLERYLQLCAEQNMQVCVPSTPAQVYHMLRRQALRGMRRPLVVMSPKSLLRHPLAVSSLDELANGAFQPAIGEVDELDPQGVKRVVMCSGKVYYDLLEQRRKNDQKDVAIVRIEQLYPFPHKAVQEALKPYAHVHDFVWCQEEPLNQGAWYCSQHHFREVIPFGSALRYAGRPASASPAVGYLSVHQKQQQDLVNDALNVD